The genomic region GGACGTAACGAGCACAGGAAGAATAGACATGACGGTTTTCTATGGGGACAGAGTTTACATTATGGAATTCAAGGTTGTTGAGCTTGAAGGTGAGGAAAAGGCAATTAGCCAACTAAAAGAGAAAAGATATTGGGATAAGTATGCAAATGGGTCAAGGATGGTATATCTTCTTGGGATTGAATTCAGTCGTGAGAGCAGAAACATTGTGGGATTTGATGTTGAAGAAGTAAGGTAAGGAATGAGATGAATAAACTTCCTATAGGGATTCAGAGTTTTGAAGAAATAAGATCGGAAGATTATTACTACGTGGATAAAACTCGCTTTATTGAAAAGCTTGTCTGTGAAGGTAAATATTATTTTCTTTCTCGTCCTCGTCGTTTCGGTAAATCTTTGTTTCTGGACACTCTAAGGCAAGCCTTTCTTGGGAAAAGAGAGCTTTTCAAAGGACTTTATCTTTACGATCACTGGGACTGGAGTAAAAGTTATCCCGTAATTTATATAGACTTTGCTGAAGGGGTTATTGATTCCAAGGATGCACTGTCTAAGACAATTGAGTCGATTCTTCGGAGACACGGTAAGTCTTACGGTATAATCTACGAAGAAGAACTCCTTAATCTTAGATTTAGAGAACTTATAGAAAAGGTTTCGGAAAAGTATGAAAGCAAAGTGGTCGTTCTAATAGACGAATACGACAAACCAATCTTGGACAGGATAGAAGATAAGGAAGCTGCTATTGAGATAAGGGAAGTCCTGAAGAATTTCTACGGTGTATTGAAACCCCTGGATGCCTATCTAAAGTTTGTGTTTATTACTGGAGTATCAAAATTCAGCAAGGTATCTTTATTCAGCGGGTTGAATCAACTTCAGGATATCACCTTAAATCCCCGATATGGAAGCATATGCGGTTATACGCAGGGGGAGTTTGAAGAGGTTTTTTCAGAAAGGCTTTCAGGAGTTGATCTTGAAAAGGTCAGATGCTGGTATGATGGATATTCCTGGCTTGGAGAAAAGGTTTACAATCCCTTCGATATTCTTCTGTATCTTGCCGAAGGAGAATTTCGCCCCTACTGGTTTGAGACAGGAACACCGACGTTTTTGATAAAGC from Thermodesulforhabdaceae bacterium harbors:
- a CDS encoding AAA family ATPase — protein: MNKLPIGIQSFEEIRSEDYYYVDKTRFIEKLVCEGKYYFLSRPRRFGKSLFLDTLRQAFLGKRELFKGLYLYDHWDWSKSYPVIYIDFAEGVIDSKDALSKTIESILRRHGKSYGIIYEEELLNLRFRELIEKVSEKYESKVVVLIDEYDKPILDRIEDKEAAIEIREVLKNFYGVLKPLDAYLKFVFITGVSKFSKVSLFSGLNQLQDITLNPRYGSICGYTQGEFEEVFSERLSGVDLEKVRCWYDGYSWLGEKVYNPFDILLYLAEGEFRPYWFETGTPTFLIKLMFENRFYLPEVETLDAGEKLIGSFDIDEIYPENLMFQTGYLTIAGKEWRDTGALYFLKFPNKEVRVSFNDHLLSYYTKAPRQVERNKGFLKEAVAKNDFDSVRKIFHSFFSSIPHDWYRRNDIGGYEGYYASVVYAYFCASGFDVVVEDATSAGKIDMTVFYGDKVYIMEFKVVELEGGKALSQLKEKKYWEKYADGSRKIYLLGIEFSRESRNIVGSDVEEV
- a CDS encoding PD-(D/E)XK nuclease domain-containing protein, coding for DVTSTGRIDMTVFYGDRVYIMEFKVVELEGEEKAISQLKEKRYWDKYANGSRMVYLLGIEFSRESRNIVGFDVEEVR